Proteins from a genomic interval of Phlebotomus papatasi isolate M1 chromosome 3, Ppap_2.1, whole genome shotgun sequence:
- the LOC129808056 gene encoding uncharacterized protein LOC129808056, with translation MSIIWICTFFAVIFGPKGCFGVNCESLFNSEGATPMNLAELQNLGIKELNECLSSIGSKPLDQEVAQKIWNSMKSIYKVANAVPRECFKNMGYALAGIPPEDFGNITIGDIEMVEIFGQHRGFNPEQMYAILEKVQEDWAEKVPETYSQYDLEALRQILCVMNQTDIERIHPDAYKGAAQVIGSLQDCAPEVIQGFAKLAIHQRAFGPPNGWSKLDVAIIGAVSSGLPPNLYKSIPSNNLAKKKKEEKDLQDSDTEIETKMDSMSNTM, from the exons ATGTCCATCATTTGGATCTGTACATTTTTTGCCGTGATTTTTGGGCCAAAAGGCTGTTTTGGTGTAAATTGTGAGAGCTTATTCAACTCCGAAGGGGCAACACCGATGAATTTGGCAGAATTGCAGAATCTAGGCATTAAAGAACTTAATGAGTGTCTGTCGTCAATTGGATCAAAGCCTCTGGATCAGGAAGTGGCACAAAAAATCTGGAATTCGATGAAAAGT ATCTACAAAGTGGCAAATGCTGTTCCTCGGGAATGCTTCAAAAATATGGGATATGCTCTTGCTGGAATCCCTCCTGAAGACTTTGGAAATATTACAATTGGAGACATTGAGATGGTGGAGATATTTGGGCAACATCGTGGTTTTAATCCTGAACAAATGTATGCCATTCTGGAAAAAGTTCAGGAAGACTGGGCAGAAAAAGTCCCTGAAACTTACTCCCAATATGACTTGGAAGCTCTTCGACAAATTCTCTGTGTGATGAATCAGACGGATATTGAGAGAATTCATCCTGATGCTTACAAAGGAGCTGCTCAGGTTATTGGAAGTCTTCAAGATTGTGCCCCTGAAGTGATTCAGGGTTTTGCAAAATTAGCCATCCATCAGAGGGCTTTTGGACCACCAAACGGCTGGAGTAAGCTCGATGTAGCAATTATTGGAGCAGTTTCATCTGGACTCCCACCAAATCTCTATAAAAGTATCCCCTCAAATAATCTAGCCAAGAAAAAGAAGGAGGAAAAGGATCTACAGGATTCCGATACCGAAATTGAAACTAAAATGGACAGTATGTCTAATACAATGTAG
- the LOC129808055 gene encoding tumor protein p63-regulated gene 1-like protein isoform X1 produces MYRSQEVHSVEPSAVDSVEDTYEFRGATLTISNNDDSRGATANPAASQPAVLTGTDTTSPTNPPQHLHGSTAREAPRAVVTAESVRPKIGSPRHFFCFRKGLFEQAIKDITEILLKPTYDSDILGSCLLTEISHWDHERERIVILTTKALYVIKYDFIALRILKKEKILLNKIDTIIHGKLTYPTASFVPRLEGISNGFSAFLRGDLLAKSSRESNVPCSGIDFRKKIDLSHFQAIERNEMGIRVMWNKGQPLPAATSWNPFAQDIPWKTFTNHPIHGYHDQYNSLPSIRDEIEATRLTYSVEHLHQNLLQLINNPQPNIESANVNYNCKLEEAPILLENYLGLGAVFHNKNNLGFFKVRGKFSF; encoded by the exons ATGTATCGAAGTCAGGAAGTGCATTCTGTTGAACCTAGTGCTGTGGACTCTGTTGAGGATACTTATGAATTCCGAGGTGCCACGCTGACTATCAGCAATAACGATGACTCACGGGGAGCCACAGCAAATCCAGCAGCTTCCCAACCTGCAGTTTTGACTGGAACCGATACGACTTCACCCACAAATCCACCTCAACATCTTCATG GATCAACAGCCCGTGAAGCCCCACGAGCCGTGGTCACAGCCGAATCAGTTCGGCCCAAAATAGGATCTCCCAGGCACTTCTTCTGCTTCAGGAAGGGTCTCTTTGAGCAGGCTATTAAGGATATCACAGAGATTCTGCTCAAACCAACTTACGACAGTGACATTTTAGGCAGTTGCCTCCTAACAGA AATTAGTCATTGGGATCATGAACGAGAGAGAATTGTGATATTAACAACGAAAGCTCTCTATGTTATCAAGTACGACTTTATCGCTCTGAGGATcttgaaaaaggaaaaaatcctACTCAACAAAATTGACACCATTATCCATGGGAAACTTACCTATCCAACAGCATCATTTGTACC ACGATTGGAGGGAATCTCCAATGGATTTTCGGCCTTTTTGCGCGGTGATTTACTAGCAAAATCTTCTAGAGAATCAAATGTTCCCTGTAGTGGAATTGATTTCAGGAAAAAAATCGATTTGTCACATTTTCAAGCCAT TGAAAGAAATGAAATGGGAATACGTGTGATGTGGAACAAGGGTCAGCCCTTACCAGCAGCAACATCTTGGAATCCCTTCGCCCAAGACATTCCCTGGAAGACCTTTACAAATCATCCAATTCACGGATATCATG ATCAATACAATTCTCTACCTAGTATTCGGGATGAAATTGAAGCGACTCGATTAACTTATTCAGTTGAGCATCTTCATCAAAATCTTCTGCAACTGATTAACAATCCGCAGCCCAACATCGAATCGGCCAATGTTAATTACAACTGTAAGCTCGAGGAAGCTCCAATACTCCTAGAAAATTACTTAGGACTAGGAGCGGTGTTCCACAACAAAAACAATCTAGGATTCTTCAAAGTTCGAGGAAAATTCAGCTTctaa
- the LOC129808055 gene encoding tumor protein p63-regulated gene 1-like protein isoform X2 has protein sequence MYRSQEVHSVEPSAVDSVEDTYEFRGATLTISNNDDSRGATANPAASQPAVLTGTDTTSPTNPPQHLHGSTAREAPRAVVTAESVRPKIGSPRHFFCFRKGLFEQAIKDITEILLKPTYDSDILGSCLLTEISHWDHERERIVILTTKALYVIKYDFIALRILKKEKILLNKIDTIIHGKLTYPTASFVPERNEMGIRVMWNKGQPLPAATSWNPFAQDIPWKTFTNHPIHGYHDQYNSLPSIRDEIEATRLTYSVEHLHQNLLQLINNPQPNIESANVNYNCKLEEAPILLENYLGLGAVFHNKNNLGFFKVRGKFSF, from the exons ATGTATCGAAGTCAGGAAGTGCATTCTGTTGAACCTAGTGCTGTGGACTCTGTTGAGGATACTTATGAATTCCGAGGTGCCACGCTGACTATCAGCAATAACGATGACTCACGGGGAGCCACAGCAAATCCAGCAGCTTCCCAACCTGCAGTTTTGACTGGAACCGATACGACTTCACCCACAAATCCACCTCAACATCTTCATG GATCAACAGCCCGTGAAGCCCCACGAGCCGTGGTCACAGCCGAATCAGTTCGGCCCAAAATAGGATCTCCCAGGCACTTCTTCTGCTTCAGGAAGGGTCTCTTTGAGCAGGCTATTAAGGATATCACAGAGATTCTGCTCAAACCAACTTACGACAGTGACATTTTAGGCAGTTGCCTCCTAACAGA AATTAGTCATTGGGATCATGAACGAGAGAGAATTGTGATATTAACAACGAAAGCTCTCTATGTTATCAAGTACGACTTTATCGCTCTGAGGATcttgaaaaaggaaaaaatcctACTCAACAAAATTGACACCATTATCCATGGGAAACTTACCTATCCAACAGCATCATTTGTACC TGAAAGAAATGAAATGGGAATACGTGTGATGTGGAACAAGGGTCAGCCCTTACCAGCAGCAACATCTTGGAATCCCTTCGCCCAAGACATTCCCTGGAAGACCTTTACAAATCATCCAATTCACGGATATCATG ATCAATACAATTCTCTACCTAGTATTCGGGATGAAATTGAAGCGACTCGATTAACTTATTCAGTTGAGCATCTTCATCAAAATCTTCTGCAACTGATTAACAATCCGCAGCCCAACATCGAATCGGCCAATGTTAATTACAACTGTAAGCTCGAGGAAGCTCCAATACTCCTAGAAAATTACTTAGGACTAGGAGCGGTGTTCCACAACAAAAACAATCTAGGATTCTTCAAAGTTCGAGGAAAATTCAGCTTctaa